The Streptomyces sp. SS1-1 genome has a segment encoding these proteins:
- a CDS encoding PLP-dependent cysteine synthase family protein codes for MPGRHPVTTALRTTARPELLTLLGRTPILRVTTDLPGPHPGFWAKLEGLAAGGMKARAAVSMLMGARERGELRPGAPVVESTSGTLGVGLAFAGQALGHPVVLVGDSELEPSIRQLLRSYGVRLEIVDRPAARGGWQAARITRLRALLAVLPGAYWPDQYDNPDNTAGYASLAAELAAQLDHVDVLVCSVGTGGHSAGVIGPLRRHWPALRLIGVDSVGSTIFGQPARPRLMRGLGSSIHPRNVAHHAFDEVHWVGPAEAVDSCRRLARGNFVSGGWSTGAVARVAAWAARVHPGAVVATVFPDGPHRYLSTVYDDDFTTAHGADPAAAATRPVEIPHPYAAEATGWARCTRVTDPVAPREEDQ; via the coding sequence ATGCCCGGGAGGCACCCCGTGACCACCGCCCTGCGGACCACCGCCCGCCCGGAACTGCTCACCCTGCTCGGTCGCACCCCGATCCTCCGCGTCACCACCGACCTGCCCGGCCCCCACCCCGGATTCTGGGCCAAGCTCGAAGGTCTCGCCGCGGGCGGTATGAAGGCGCGGGCCGCCGTGTCGATGCTGATGGGTGCCCGGGAGCGCGGCGAACTGCGCCCCGGGGCCCCCGTCGTGGAGTCGACCTCCGGCACCCTCGGCGTCGGGCTCGCCTTCGCCGGACAGGCCCTGGGCCATCCCGTCGTCCTGGTCGGCGACAGCGAACTCGAGCCCTCCATACGGCAGTTGCTGCGCTCGTACGGGGTGCGGCTGGAGATCGTGGACCGGCCCGCGGCCCGGGGCGGCTGGCAGGCCGCGCGGATCACCCGGCTGCGCGCCCTGCTCGCCGTCCTGCCCGGCGCCTACTGGCCCGACCAGTACGACAACCCCGACAACACGGCCGGTTACGCCTCGCTCGCCGCCGAACTCGCCGCCCAGCTGGACCATGTGGACGTGCTGGTGTGCAGCGTGGGCACCGGCGGGCACAGCGCCGGCGTGATCGGCCCCCTGCGGCGGCACTGGCCGGCCCTACGGCTGATCGGTGTCGACTCCGTCGGCTCCACCATCTTCGGGCAGCCCGCCCGGCCCCGTCTGATGCGGGGCCTGGGCAGCAGCATCCATCCGCGCAACGTCGCCCACCACGCCTTCGACGAGGTGCACTGGGTCGGACCTGCCGAGGCCGTGGACAGCTGCCGGCGGCTCGCCCGGGGCAACTTCGTCAGCGGCGGCTGGAGCACCGGTGCCGTCGCCCGCGTCGCCGCCTGGGCGGCCCGGGTCCACCCGGGCGCGGTCGTCGCCACCGTCTTCCCCGACGGGCCGCACCGCTACCTCTCCACCGTCTACGACGACGACTTCACCACCGCCCACGGCGCCGACCCCGCCGCGGCGGCCACCCGGCCCGTGGAGATCCCGCACCCGTACGCCGCCGAGGCCACCGGCTGGGCGCGCTGCACCCGTGTCACCGATCCGGTCGCGCCGCGTGAGGAGGACCAGTGA
- a CDS encoding dipeptide epimerase: protein MRTDLRTVRLELAEPLRISRSTMSARDAVQLSVRHEGVTGHGEAVASVYYRLDAVGLARHLTAAGADLDRFPDPETALEALRTGQLAADGTPPAVTAAVEAALMDLVGKRAGKPVHRLLGTEDPPVAATARTIGITSPSRAGAQARALAASGFRVLKVKAGATDPEEDVERVRAVLDAAPHARLLLDPNGAWTTARARALLPRFAALGVEAVEQPLAPGDPEGLAALAERSPLPVIADEDAVDLEDVRRLAGRVHGVNVKLAKCGGVHAALRIAASIDGSGTRLMLGCLAASTLGIAPAVHLADRARWTDLDGHLLLAHDPWTGIGGRDGWVRASGSPGLGVAPGGGAP from the coding sequence ATGAGGACCGACCTGCGCACCGTGCGCCTGGAGCTCGCCGAGCCGTTGCGCATCTCCCGCTCGACGATGTCCGCCCGTGACGCCGTCCAGTTGAGTGTCAGGCATGAGGGCGTGACCGGTCACGGCGAGGCGGTCGCCAGCGTGTACTACCGGCTCGACGCCGTGGGGCTCGCGCGGCACCTCACCGCCGCCGGCGCGGACCTGGACCGTTTCCCCGATCCCGAGACCGCGCTGGAGGCCCTGCGTACGGGCCAGTTGGCCGCCGACGGCACTCCCCCGGCCGTGACCGCCGCCGTCGAGGCGGCTCTGATGGACCTCGTCGGCAAGCGCGCGGGCAAGCCCGTCCACCGACTCCTCGGCACCGAGGACCCCCCGGTCGCGGCCACCGCCCGCACCATCGGCATCACGTCGCCTTCGCGTGCGGGGGCGCAGGCCCGCGCCCTCGCGGCGAGCGGCTTCCGGGTGCTCAAGGTGAAGGCGGGGGCGACCGATCCGGAGGAGGACGTCGAACGCGTCCGGGCGGTCCTGGACGCCGCGCCCCACGCACGGCTGCTTCTCGACCCCAACGGCGCCTGGACCACCGCGCGGGCGAGGGCCCTGCTGCCCCGCTTCGCCGCGCTCGGCGTCGAGGCCGTCGAGCAGCCGCTCGCACCCGGCGATCCGGAAGGGCTGGCCGCGCTGGCCGAGCGGTCACCGCTGCCCGTCATCGCCGACGAGGACGCCGTCGACCTGGAGGACGTGCGCCGCCTGGCCGGGCGCGTCCACGGTGTCAACGTCAAGCTCGCCAAGTGCGGCGGGGTGCACGCGGCGCTGCGCATCGCCGCGTCGATCGACGGCAGCGGTACGCGGCTGATGCTGGGCTGTCTGGCCGCCAGCACGCTGGGGATCGCGCCCGCCGTGCACCTCGCCGACCGGGCCCGCTGGACCGACCTGGACGGGCACCTGCTGCTCGCGCACGACCCGTGGACCGGCATCGGGGGTAGGGACGGCTGGGTTCGGGCGAGCGGATCGCCGGGGCTGGGCGTCGCACCAGGGGGCGGGGCGCCGTGA
- a CDS encoding MFS transporter, whose product MKTWHEIRRLPPAVRLLLVNQLGVNTGFYLLIPYLATHLTENLGLSAAVAGVVLGVRNLSQQGLFVIGGSASDRLGARGVIIAGCTLRTAGFALFALGDHLAVLLAASVLSGFAGALFNPAVRAYVAREAEGRGAEAFALFHVFATTGALIGPLLGSALLLVDFRTSALTAAGVFAVLTVAQALMLPARPVEPSGGGVLTDWREVLGNRAFLAFALAMSGLFTLESQLYLLLPDEARRATGWDGAAGLVFVVGALTSLPLQLRLTRALRRRGDRARWIATGLCLMASAFLPPVLVATASDGPGGAVSGVLPVLAGALLLYLGLMVAQPFVMDMVPAFGRPALTGTHFGLFYVVSGVAAALGNAVVGWAMDTGRHGGAAWLPWACCALTGLASAVGVLRLRRLGSLPAPPQPAVPAAVRGRTPA is encoded by the coding sequence GTGAAGACCTGGCACGAGATACGCCGCCTGCCACCCGCCGTTCGGCTCCTGCTGGTCAACCAGTTGGGGGTCAACACCGGCTTCTACCTCCTCATCCCCTACCTCGCCACCCACCTCACCGAGAACCTGGGTCTGTCGGCCGCCGTCGCCGGTGTGGTCCTGGGCGTCAGGAACCTCAGCCAGCAGGGGCTGTTCGTCATCGGCGGCTCCGCCTCCGACCGGCTGGGTGCGCGAGGCGTCATCATCGCCGGCTGCACGCTGCGCACCGCCGGGTTCGCCCTGTTCGCGCTCGGCGACCACCTGGCCGTCCTGCTCGCGGCGTCCGTCCTCAGCGGGTTCGCGGGCGCGCTGTTCAACCCCGCCGTCCGTGCCTACGTCGCGCGGGAGGCCGAGGGACGCGGGGCCGAGGCGTTCGCCCTGTTCCATGTGTTCGCCACCACGGGGGCGCTGATCGGCCCACTGCTGGGCAGCGCGCTGCTGCTGGTGGACTTCCGCACCTCTGCGCTGACGGCCGCCGGCGTCTTCGCGGTCCTGACGGTCGCACAGGCCCTGATGCTGCCCGCCCGGCCCGTCGAGCCGAGCGGGGGCGGGGTGCTCACCGACTGGCGGGAGGTGCTGGGCAACCGCGCCTTCCTGGCCTTCGCGCTCGCCATGTCCGGCCTGTTCACCCTGGAGAGCCAGCTGTACCTGCTGCTGCCCGACGAGGCACGGCGGGCCACCGGCTGGGACGGTGCCGCCGGCCTGGTCTTCGTGGTCGGCGCCCTCACGAGCCTCCCGCTCCAGCTGCGGCTGACCCGTGCGCTCCGGCGGCGAGGGGACCGGGCCCGCTGGATCGCGACGGGGCTGTGCCTCATGGCATCGGCGTTCCTGCCGCCCGTCCTGGTCGCCACGGCGTCCGACGGACCGGGCGGCGCGGTGTCGGGGGTGCTGCCCGTGCTGGCGGGCGCCCTGCTGCTGTACCTCGGACTGATGGTCGCCCAGCCGTTCGTGATGGACATGGTCCCCGCCTTCGGCCGCCCCGCACTGACCGGCACCCACTTCGGGCTCTTCTACGTCGTCTCCGGTGTCGCCGCCGCGCTCGGCAACGCCGTCGTCGGCTGGGCCATGGACACCGGGCGGCACGGCGGCGCCGCGTGGCTGCCGTGGGCGTGCTGCGCGCTCACCGGGCTCGCCTCGGCGGTCGGTGTGCTGCGGCTGCGCCGCCTGGGATCGCTGCCCGCACCGCCGCAGCCCGCTGTCCCCGCCGCCGTACGAGGAAGGACCCCGGCATGA
- a CDS encoding class I SAM-dependent methyltransferase has translation MTSVVHNLLTDHPALYEARFPDPGHLAARWTQDCLRRHGAGTRVLDLGCGTGRDAAWLRDAGRTVIGADLSEAMLAYAREHHPGPEYVRADLHGFDLGRAVCDAVVCLDSALLYCHTNDQLDGFLSSCRHALAPGGLLVAEMRNGAYFLGRTDLLDTPRTDAFTWQGTVRRSVTTLTVDRTDQLLRRRRVWTADDGSAPVEQHSAWRLLFPQELRYVLAGHGFEVLELHDGPGPRTEPPWREGLLPGHTTDADRLHVVARLIRPPGPTEPPTRPTTTH, from the coding sequence ATGACCTCCGTGGTGCACAACCTGCTCACCGACCACCCCGCCCTGTACGAGGCCCGCTTCCCCGACCCCGGCCACCTGGCCGCACGCTGGACGCAGGACTGCCTGCGGCGGCACGGTGCCGGCACGCGCGTACTGGACCTCGGCTGCGGAACCGGCCGCGACGCGGCGTGGCTGCGGGACGCCGGCCGTACGGTGATCGGCGCGGACCTCTCCGAGGCGATGCTCGCCTACGCCCGCGAGCATCACCCAGGACCCGAGTACGTCCGCGCCGACCTGCACGGATTCGACCTCGGGCGAGCCGTGTGCGACGCCGTGGTGTGCCTGGACAGCGCCCTGTTGTACTGCCACACCAACGACCAGCTCGACGGCTTCCTCTCCTCCTGCCGCCACGCCCTCGCGCCGGGCGGCCTGCTCGTCGCGGAGATGCGCAACGGCGCGTACTTCCTCGGCCGCACCGACCTCCTCGACACGCCGAGGACCGACGCGTTCACCTGGCAGGGCACCGTCCGCCGATCCGTCACCACCCTCACGGTGGACCGTACGGACCAACTGCTGCGCCGCAGGCGCGTGTGGACCGCCGACGACGGCTCCGCGCCGGTCGAGCAGCACTCCGCGTGGCGGCTGCTGTTCCCACAGGAGCTGCGGTACGTGCTGGCCGGCCATGGCTTCGAGGTCCTGGAGCTGCACGACGGACCCGGCCCGCGTACCGAACCGCCCTGGCGGGAGGGCCTGCTCCCCGGGCACACCACGGACGCCGACCGGCTGCACGTGGTGGCCCGTCTCATCCGACCGCCCGGTCCCACCGAGCCGCCCACCCGCCCCACCACCACCCATTGA
- a CDS encoding ABC transporter substrate-binding protein, with product MHDASTHRPSPFPELRRRGFLAATGAGALALAGCGGPGADDGAGQDAGSPRKGGRLRAAFAGGGASETLDPHLANLFADVARAKALFDKLADYGADLSAVPRLAESWEPGKTLDRWHVTLREAVFHDGSPVTARDVLHSYRRIADPKRAFRARASLEPIDLDASRATGERSIEFVLKRPTAEFPNVLAAFGAYIVPEDAADFDEKPVGSGPFRFVSFTPGRSAVFRRHDAYWEGAPHLDEIEFVVANEESARVNALLGGQVEYAHELSPTTARAHEDKGRIEIVRLRGSAMQAFCMKTDRPPFDDARVRQAFFLIADRQELVDGALSGAGEVGNDLFGKGYEYYADALPQRRQDLDRARSLLKRAGAEGLKVTLNTSAVAAGFTEAAGIFRDQARRAGVTVEVAMGSKDSYWSDILDNGTLSCYRSGAMPIEAHISQRLLTGSTTNATKWRHKDFDALYQQAQSTRDRAGRAAVYERMQRRLHAEGGFLVWGFADWIIGTAPRVRGLDAKAPANTLDWARFDTVWLA from the coding sequence ATGCACGACGCTTCGACCCACCGTCCCTCCCCCTTCCCCGAGCTGCGCCGCCGCGGCTTCCTCGCCGCGACCGGCGCCGGCGCGCTCGCCCTGGCCGGGTGCGGCGGCCCCGGCGCCGACGACGGGGCGGGCCAGGACGCCGGCTCGCCCAGGAAGGGCGGGCGGCTGCGCGCCGCCTTCGCCGGCGGGGGTGCGAGCGAGACCCTCGATCCGCACCTCGCCAACCTGTTCGCCGATGTCGCCCGCGCGAAGGCCCTGTTCGACAAGCTCGCCGACTACGGCGCCGACCTGTCCGCCGTGCCCCGGCTCGCGGAGAGCTGGGAGCCCGGCAAGACGCTGGACCGCTGGCACGTCACCCTGCGCGAGGCCGTCTTCCACGACGGCAGCCCCGTCACCGCGCGGGACGTCCTCCACAGCTACCGCCGGATCGCCGACCCGAAGCGGGCGTTCCGCGCCAGGGCGTCGCTGGAGCCGATCGACCTCGACGCCAGCCGCGCCACCGGCGAACGCTCCATCGAGTTCGTGCTCAAGCGGCCCACGGCCGAATTCCCCAACGTGCTCGCCGCGTTCGGTGCGTACATCGTGCCCGAGGACGCCGCCGACTTCGACGAGAAGCCGGTCGGCTCCGGTCCCTTCCGCTTCGTGTCCTTCACACCCGGCCGCTCCGCGGTCTTCCGCCGCCACGACGCCTACTGGGAGGGTGCCCCGCACCTCGACGAGATCGAGTTCGTCGTGGCCAACGAGGAGTCCGCGCGGGTCAACGCGCTGCTCGGCGGGCAGGTCGAGTACGCGCACGAACTCAGCCCCACCACCGCCCGCGCCCACGAGGACAAGGGGCGGATCGAGATCGTGCGGCTGCGCGGCAGCGCCATGCAGGCGTTCTGCATGAAGACCGACCGGCCGCCCTTCGACGACGCACGGGTGCGTCAGGCGTTCTTCCTCATCGCCGACCGCCAGGAACTCGTCGACGGTGCGCTGTCCGGCGCGGGCGAGGTCGGCAACGACCTGTTCGGCAAGGGGTACGAGTACTACGCCGACGCCCTGCCCCAGCGCCGGCAGGACCTCGACAGGGCCCGCTCGCTGCTGAAGCGGGCCGGCGCCGAGGGTCTGAAGGTCACCCTGAACACCTCAGCCGTCGCCGCCGGGTTCACCGAGGCGGCCGGCATCTTCCGCGACCAGGCGAGGAGGGCCGGGGTCACCGTCGAGGTCGCGATGGGCAGCAAGGACTCCTACTGGAGCGACATCCTCGACAACGGCACCCTGTCCTGTTACCGCTCGGGAGCCATGCCCATCGAGGCCCACATATCCCAGCGGCTGCTCACCGGTTCCACCACGAACGCCACCAAGTGGCGGCACAAGGACTTCGACGCGCTCTATCAGCAGGCCCAGTCCACCCGCGACCGGGCCGGACGCGCCGCCGTCTACGAACGCATGCAGCGCCGCCTGCACGCCGAAGGCGGCTTCCTGGTCTGGGGGTTCGCGGACTGGATCATCGGTACGGCCCCACGGGTCAGGGGGCTCGACGCGAAGGCGCCCGCCAACACCCTGGACTGGGCCCGCTTCGACACGGTGTGGCTCGCGTGA
- a CDS encoding ABC transporter permease: protein MSTSRSFVARRLFLGGLQTVAVVLLVFALTEALPGDAAVALAGDQPDPARVAAIREAMQLDRPAWERLADWAAGLPRGDLGTSLVSGRPVRQYLADGFGPTLLLASLTVLLLVPVGFGLGVLAARHAGRPVDRLISSVTLAVYAVPEFALGVLLVTVFALRLGWLPPTALGYGTDLLAHPAALVLPVLVLLSRPVCSLARLVRAGMIDALGSPYVAHARRYGVSGVRIRYAHALPNASAPAAQQLARTVDWLLCGVVVVEALFVIPGLGTVLLGAVAERDVPVVQGLAVVFGVLTVVLNLGADLVAHRFTPRAGVAA, encoded by the coding sequence GTGAGCACCTCGCGTTCCTTCGTCGCCCGGCGGCTGTTCCTCGGCGGCCTGCAGACCGTGGCCGTGGTGCTGCTGGTCTTCGCGCTCACCGAGGCGCTGCCGGGCGACGCCGCGGTCGCCCTCGCCGGGGACCAGCCCGACCCGGCCCGCGTCGCGGCCATCCGGGAGGCGATGCAGCTGGACCGGCCGGCCTGGGAGCGGCTGGCCGACTGGGCGGCGGGGCTGCCGCGGGGCGACCTCGGCACCTCGCTGGTCTCCGGCCGTCCGGTGCGCCAGTACCTCGCCGACGGCTTCGGCCCGACCCTCCTGCTGGCCTCCCTGACCGTGCTGCTGCTGGTGCCGGTGGGGTTCGGGCTCGGGGTGCTGGCCGCCCGGCACGCGGGCCGGCCGGTGGACCGGCTGATCAGCTCCGTGACACTGGCCGTGTACGCGGTCCCCGAGTTCGCCCTCGGGGTGCTGCTGGTGACGGTGTTCGCGCTGCGGCTCGGCTGGCTGCCGCCGACCGCCCTCGGCTACGGCACCGACCTGCTCGCGCATCCGGCGGCGCTGGTCCTGCCGGTACTGGTGCTGCTGTCGCGGCCGGTGTGCTCGCTGGCGCGGCTGGTCCGCGCCGGCATGATCGACGCCCTGGGCTCACCGTATGTGGCACACGCCCGCCGCTACGGCGTGTCCGGCGTCCGGATCCGGTACGCGCACGCGCTGCCGAACGCGTCGGCGCCCGCCGCGCAGCAGTTGGCCCGCACGGTCGACTGGCTGCTGTGTGGTGTCGTCGTGGTGGAGGCCCTGTTCGTGATTCCCGGGCTCGGCACCGTCCTGCTGGGTGCGGTCGCCGAACGGGACGTACCCGTGGTGCAGGGACTGGCGGTGGTGTTCGGCGTGCTGACCGTCGTCCTGAATCTGGGTGCCGACCTGGTCGCCCACCGGTTCACACCGCGGGCGGGGGTGGCCGCGTGA
- a CDS encoding ABC transporter permease produces MRGVCTGRFTLGVTVVAVPLVLALLGPVVAGDPGPRAASFTPGEGHWLGTDFVGRDVWWQVLHGGRPVLLTALAATALTYLVALPVGLFGALTRHRWMEELLMRPLDVLLAVPSLLLILLTATVFSPGAVGLTLLVTLAHVPDAARLVRAAAAEAAARPAVEALRLQGETWWRTAVGYVGRAMLRPLAADAGTRLTGVLYLVATAAFLGVGVAPDAADWAVMVDRNRTGLFVQPWAVVVPAVLIVTLTTGTNLLFDAALDEGGRRARKEGRS; encoded by the coding sequence GTGAGGGGCGTGTGCACCGGCCGCTTCACCCTCGGGGTCACCGTGGTCGCCGTACCGCTCGTCCTCGCGCTGCTCGGCCCGGTGGTCGCGGGTGATCCGGGTCCGCGGGCCGCGTCCTTCACACCGGGTGAAGGCCACTGGCTCGGCACCGACTTCGTGGGGCGGGACGTGTGGTGGCAGGTGCTGCACGGCGGGCGGCCGGTGCTGCTGACCGCGCTCGCCGCGACCGCCCTGACCTATCTGGTCGCCCTCCCGGTCGGCCTGTTCGGCGCGCTCACCCGGCACCGCTGGATGGAGGAGTTGCTGATGCGCCCCCTGGACGTACTGCTCGCGGTGCCGTCGCTGCTGCTGATCCTGCTGACGGCCACCGTGTTCTCGCCGGGCGCCGTGGGTCTCACCCTGCTGGTCACGCTGGCCCACGTGCCGGACGCGGCCCGGCTGGTACGCGCCGCCGCCGCGGAGGCCGCCGCCCGGCCGGCGGTCGAGGCACTGCGTCTGCAGGGCGAGACGTGGTGGCGGACGGCCGTGGGGTATGTCGGCCGCGCCATGCTGCGCCCGCTGGCCGCCGACGCCGGCACCCGGCTCACCGGTGTGCTCTACCTGGTCGCCACGGCGGCGTTCCTGGGGGTCGGCGTGGCGCCCGACGCCGCCGACTGGGCGGTCATGGTGGACCGCAACCGGACGGGGCTGTTCGTGCAGCCGTGGGCCGTGGTCGTCCCCGCCGTGCTGATCGTCACGCTGACGACGGGGACGAACCTCCTCTTCGACGCGGCGCTGGACGAGGGCGGGCGGCGGGCGAGGAAGGAAGGACGTTCGTGA
- a CDS encoding ABC transporter ATP-binding protein yields MNDKHTAADPVAEIRDLRVVVEGRAIVDGVSLRVRPGRVTALIGASGSGKTTTGLALLGEYPEGARVTGEVRVADGGAVGYVPQHPAVALNPARRVSALLTDIARTRVRRLPLRRRRAAARDRVLGVLKEAQLPRAGLLLRRRPHQLSGGQQQRVVLAQALLSGARLIVADEPTTGLDALTKSRVVERFRAVAARGIAVLLLSHDLDVVHSLADEVVVLRAGRVVESGPAERLLTAPRDPWTRELLHGRTRSADSEHLASGYTPPRAREAPPGVPTGGSEPPPVLRVRGLTARHRDGARSAAVVVRVPELTLYPGRSLAVAGRSGSGKTTLARCVAGLHRDHDGEILLGDDPLPHSLRDRDRAQLAAVQYVFQDSRAAFDEHRPVVQQVARTAVRLLGTDQDAAMREALTTLSGLGLPEEAALRRPGRLSGGELQRAALARALLARPRVLICDEITSGLDPLTRRGMLDMLTGLVGDRGALSLVLITHDLSTAALTDRVAVLDGGELVEEGPTPEVLAAPAHPFTIALTGAAARPVTGTTR; encoded by the coding sequence GTGAACGACAAGCACACGGCGGCGGATCCCGTCGCCGAGATCCGCGATCTGCGTGTCGTCGTGGAGGGCCGGGCGATCGTCGACGGGGTGAGCCTGCGGGTCCGGCCCGGCAGGGTCACCGCGTTGATCGGCGCGTCGGGCAGCGGCAAGACCACCACCGGCCTCGCCCTGCTCGGCGAGTACCCGGAGGGCGCCCGCGTCACGGGTGAGGTACGGGTGGCGGACGGCGGCGCGGTCGGTTACGTCCCCCAGCACCCTGCGGTGGCTCTCAACCCCGCCCGTCGTGTCTCCGCGCTGCTGACCGACATCGCCCGCACGAGGGTGCGCCGGCTTCCGCTGCGGCGACGCCGGGCGGCGGCCCGCGACCGCGTCCTCGGCGTCCTGAAGGAGGCACAACTCCCGCGCGCGGGCCTGCTCCTGCGGCGCCGTCCGCACCAGCTCTCCGGCGGCCAGCAGCAACGCGTCGTCCTGGCACAGGCGTTGCTGTCCGGGGCGCGGCTCATCGTGGCCGACGAGCCCACCACGGGATTGGACGCCCTGACCAAGAGCCGTGTCGTCGAGCGGTTCCGGGCCGTCGCGGCCCGTGGCATCGCGGTGCTGCTGCTCAGCCACGACCTGGACGTGGTGCACTCCCTCGCCGACGAGGTGGTGGTGCTGCGCGCCGGCCGGGTCGTCGAATCGGGCCCGGCCGAGCGGCTCCTCACAGCGCCCCGGGACCCCTGGACGCGTGAGCTGCTGCACGGGCGCACCCGGTCGGCGGACTCCGAGCATCTGGCCTCCGGGTATACGCCACCGCGGGCGCGCGAAGCGCCGCCCGGCGTACCGACCGGCGGCAGCGAGCCGCCGCCCGTCCTCCGGGTACGCGGCCTCACGGCCCGGCACCGCGACGGCGCACGCAGCGCGGCCGTGGTGGTGCGCGTTCCCGAACTCACCCTGTACCCAGGCCGGTCGCTCGCCGTGGCCGGCCGGTCCGGCAGCGGCAAGACCACCCTGGCCCGCTGTGTCGCCGGCCTCCACCGGGATCACGACGGTGAGATCCTCCTCGGTGACGATCCGCTGCCGCACAGTCTGCGTGACCGCGATCGCGCGCAGTTGGCAGCGGTGCAGTACGTCTTCCAGGATTCGCGCGCCGCCTTCGACGAGCATCGCCCCGTCGTCCAGCAGGTCGCCCGGACCGCCGTACGTCTGCTCGGCACCGACCAGGACGCGGCGATGCGGGAGGCACTGACCACTCTGTCGGGACTCGGTCTCCCGGAGGAGGCGGCCCTGCGGCGTCCGGGCAGGCTGTCCGGCGGCGAGCTCCAGCGTGCGGCCCTGGCCCGCGCTCTGCTCGCCCGTCCCCGTGTCCTGATCTGCGACGAGATCACGTCGGGCCTGGACCCGCTCACCCGGCGCGGCATGCTCGACATGCTCACCGGACTGGTCGGGGACCGTGGCGCCCTGTCCCTGGTCCTGATCACCCACGACCTGAGCACAGCGGCGCTGACCGACCGCGTCGCCGTCCTGGACGGCGGGGAGCTCGTCGAGGAGGGTCCGACGCCGGAGGTTCTGGCGGCCCCGGCCCATCCGTTCACCATCGCCCTCACGGGGGCGGCCGCCCGGCCGGTG